A region from the Mycobacterium heidelbergense genome encodes:
- a CDS encoding nuclear transport factor 2 family protein, whose amino-acid sequence MTESRPPSPPFTLETATQKVQAAEDAWNTRDPERVSLAYTPDSHWRNRGEHIVGRDQIVAFLTRKWQRELDYALRKSLWDFHDNRIAVRFQYECHDHTGQWHRSYGNELWEFTPSGLMARREASINDVPIDESERRYFGPRPASERGQDIPLW is encoded by the coding sequence ATGACCGAAAGCCGCCCCCCGTCGCCGCCTTTCACGCTCGAAACAGCAACCCAGAAGGTGCAGGCCGCCGAGGACGCCTGGAACACCCGCGACCCCGAACGCGTCAGCCTGGCCTACACGCCGGACTCACACTGGCGAAACCGCGGCGAGCACATCGTCGGCAGGGACCAGATTGTGGCGTTCCTGACCCGCAAGTGGCAGCGCGAACTCGACTATGCGCTGCGCAAGAGCTTGTGGGACTTCCACGACAACCGCATCGCGGTGCGGTTCCAGTACGAGTGCCACGATCACACCGGCCAGTGGCACCGCAGCTACGGCAACGAGCTGTGGGAATTCACCCCGTCGGGGTTGATGGCGCGCCGCGAGGCCAGCATCAACGACGTGCCGATCGACGAATCCGAGCGCCGCTACTTCGGGCCCCGGCCGGCGTCGGAGCGCGGCCAGGATATCCCGCTCTGGTGA
- a CDS encoding acyl-CoA dehydrogenase family protein → MSAKASDYHKRLSDFMTEHVFEAEAEADKYRHEAGPHDHTVPPIIEELKTKAKERGLWNLFLPAESGLTNLEYAPLAEITGWSLELAPEALNCAAPDTGNMETLHLFATDEQRERWLRPLLAGEIRSAFSMTEPAVASSDARNIETTIVRDGGDYVINGRKWWTSGAADPRCKVLIVMGRTNPEAASHQQQSMVLVPMDTEGVTVVRSTPVFGWQDQHGHCEIVYDNVRVPATNLLGEEGAGFAIAQARLGPGRIHHCMRALGGAERALALMVDRARNRVAFGRPLAEQGVVRESIAKSRNEIDQARLLCEKAAWTIDQHGNKAAHLLVSQIKAVAPQVACDVIDRAIQVHGAAGVSDDTVLARLYGWHRAMRIFDGPDEVHMRTIARAEIGREQSALAAAVTAHG, encoded by the coding sequence ATGTCGGCCAAGGCCAGCGACTACCACAAGCGACTGTCCGACTTCATGACCGAGCACGTCTTCGAAGCCGAGGCCGAGGCCGACAAATACCGCCACGAAGCCGGCCCGCACGACCACACCGTTCCGCCGATCATCGAGGAACTGAAAACCAAGGCCAAGGAACGGGGCCTGTGGAATCTGTTCCTGCCGGCGGAGTCCGGCCTGACCAACCTGGAATACGCCCCGCTGGCCGAGATCACCGGCTGGAGCCTCGAACTCGCACCCGAGGCGCTGAATTGCGCGGCACCGGACACCGGCAACATGGAGACCCTGCACCTGTTCGCCACCGACGAGCAGCGCGAGCGGTGGCTGCGGCCGCTGCTGGCCGGCGAGATCCGCAGCGCCTTTTCGATGACGGAGCCCGCCGTCGCCAGCAGCGACGCCCGCAACATCGAGACCACGATCGTGCGCGACGGCGGCGACTACGTCATCAACGGCCGCAAGTGGTGGACGTCCGGGGCGGCGGACCCGCGCTGCAAGGTCCTGATCGTGATGGGCCGCACCAACCCCGAGGCGGCCAGCCACCAGCAACAGTCGATGGTCCTGGTGCCGATGGACACCGAAGGCGTGACGGTGGTCCGCTCGACGCCGGTGTTCGGCTGGCAGGACCAGCACGGCCACTGCGAGATCGTCTACGACAACGTCCGCGTGCCGGCCACCAACCTGCTCGGGGAGGAGGGCGCCGGCTTCGCGATCGCCCAGGCCCGGCTGGGGCCGGGCCGGATCCACCACTGCATGCGCGCGCTCGGCGGGGCCGAACGCGCGCTGGCCCTCATGGTCGACCGCGCGCGCAACCGGGTGGCGTTCGGCCGCCCGCTGGCCGAGCAGGGCGTCGTGCGGGAGTCAATCGCCAAGTCCCGCAACGAGATCGACCAGGCCAGGCTGTTGTGTGAGAAGGCGGCGTGGACGATCGACCAGCACGGCAACAAGGCCGCCCACCTCCTGGTCTCGCAGATCAAGGCGGTGGCGCCGCAGGTGGCCTGCGACGTCATCGACCGGGCGATCCAGGTGCACGGGGCCGCCGGCGTCAGCGACGACACGGTGCTGGCCCGGCTGTACGGCTGGCATCGCGCCATGCGGATCTTCGACGGTCCCGACGAGGTGCACATGCGGACCATCGCGCGCGCCGAAATCGGCCGCGAGCAATCCGCGCTCGCCGCGGCGGTCACCGCGCATGGCTGA